A segment of the Halovivax limisalsi genome:
GATCATCGTCTCCATGTTGCTGTTGATCTTGACCGTCTTCGCCGCCGCCGGCTTCTTCGAGTTCGAGTGGGCGACGCTCCTCCAGGAGGGCGGCATCGCGCCGACCGACCGCGGCTACGGGGCGATCCTTCCGGGTACGGCGCTCGTCTTCGTCTCGTTTCTGGGCTACGCGAAGATCGCCACCGTCGCGGAGGAGTTGAAGAACCCGGGGCGCAATCTGCCCCTGGCCGTGATCGGCAGCGTCGCGATCGTCACGGTCTTCTACGCGATCCTGGTCAGCATCATGGTCGGCATCGTCCCCTGGGACGAACTGCACCAGGAGACGCCGGTCTCGCAGGTGGCCGAGCTCAGCTTCGCCGGCATTCCCCTCCTCGAACTGGTCGGCGTCGGCGCCATCTCGATCGCGGCGCTGCTCGCGACCGCCTCCTCGGCGAACGCCTCGATCCTCGCCTCGGCGCGCATCAACTTCGCGATGGGGCGCGATAAACTCATCTCGGACGAGCTCAACGCGATTCACCCCCGGTACGCGACGCCGTACCGGTCGATCGCGCTGACCGGCGGCCTCATCATCCTCTTCATCGTGGCGCTCGGACAGGACCTCAAGATCCTGTCCAACGCGGCGAGCGTCCTCCACCTCGTCGTCTACGCCCTGATGAACGTCGCACTCATCGCGTTTCGCGAAGCCGACGTCCCGGAGTACGATCCCGATTTCCGGGTCCCCTTCTATCCGATCACGCCCATCCTGGGAGCGCTCTTTTCCTTCGGGCTCATCTACTTCATGGACGGGATCGTCATCGCGCTGAGCATGGCGTTCGTCGTCGGCTCGGTCGCCTGGTACTGGTTCTACGCCCGCAAGCACACGACAGTTCAAGGCGTCCTCAGCGAACACATCCTCGATCGCTCGGAGGAGATGCCCGACGCCGCCGTTTCGGCCGCCGAAGCCGCGGCACCGTCGGAGGCCACTCCCAGTCGCGTGATGGTCCCGCTCTCGAACCCGCGAACCGAGGGCGCGTTGATGGAACTCGCGAGTACGATCGCCGCGGACCGAGACGGCATCGTCCACGCCGTCCACATCGTGCAGGTGCCGGACCAGACGCCACTGGACCGTGGCGCGGCGATGACCGACCGTATCGACGCCGAATCCCAGAAACTGCTCGACCAGGCCCGCGAGAGCGTCTCCCGATCCGACGTCGACATCGAAACGACGACCGTCGTCTCTCACCGTCCCTTCGAGGCGATCTTCGACGCCGCGCAGCGACACGACGCCGATACGGTCGTCATGGGGTGGGGAGAGGATCGGCCGTGGGCGGCCGGCCGCGCCGAGCGTCCGCTGGACGAACTCACGCACAACCTGCCGTGTGACTTCCTTGTGCTAAACGACCGGGACTTCGACACCTCACGCATCTTGCTACCGACCGCCGGCGGGCCGGACTCGGACCTGAGCGCGGAAGTGGCACGCACGCTGCAGCGGACGACCGACGCGGACGTCGAGCTCCTGTACGTCGTCGACGACGCGTCCGAACGGGAGGAAGGCGAGGCGTTCCTCACCGCGTGGGCCGAGGAGCACGAACTGGCCGACGCCGCCCTCACCATCGACACGACGGGCGACGTCGAGGCGGCGATCCGACGCGAGTCGGCCGATCGAACGCTCCTGCTCATCGGGGCGACCGAGCGCGGACTGCTCTCCAGGCTCGTCGATCGCTCGCTCGTCTACGACGTCGTCGACGAGGTGGAGTGTTCGGTCCTGCTGGCCGAGCGGCCGACGAAGCGGTCCCTCTTCGAACGGCTGTTCGGCCGATCGTAGCCGAGAAGATCGGTCGGCGTCCGGACTATTCGGCCGGTTCGGGGAGCGAGACGACCGGGACCGCCGGATCCGTCACGAGCCGCGTCGAGACGTCACCCGCCAACAGCCGGGCGATGCGACTGCCGCCGCGTGCGCGGAACGCGACAGCGTCCGCGTCGACGTCGTCGGCGGCCTCGAAGATCGTCTCCGCGACGTCGGTGCCGTAGTATCGGTCCGTTTCGACCCGAACCCGATCGTCGAGTGCGTCTTCGACGGCCTCGAGGATGTCCGCCGAGTCGTCCTTTCGTTTTTCGAGCGGCGCCTTGTCGATCGCGCCGCCCGCCTTCTCGATGACGTGGACCGCCGTGACCCGATCGACGTCGTCGAGGTGGCCCGAGAGCGCGTGACAGGTGACGGTCGCGTCGGCCTCGGAGGCGACCGGAATCAGCAGGTGTCGAAAGTGCATGTGGATACCCGACCGTTCGCGGGGTGCGAGGAAAAACGTTGGTCTCGCACACCGCGAAGTGGACGGCAATTTGAGGCGGCTCACTCGCGCCAGAACGCCGGCAGCAACAGGACGAGCACGGGGACGAACTCGATCCGCCCGATCCACATCATGAGGACCATGACGAACCGGCTCGACGTGGGAAAGACGAGGTAGTTGCCCATCGGTCCCGCCGCGCCGAACGCGGGGCCGATGTTGAGCACGATCGAGGCCGCGGCGCCGAGGGCTTCGAACTCCGAGACGGGGTCGGCCGCGCGCGAGGCGTCCGCGACCAGCAGAACCGTCAGCCCGAAGAAGATCAGCAGGGCGAGCATCACGTACGAGAAGATGTCGCCGATCGTCTCCTCGTCGACGACCGAGTCGCCGAGCCGGACCGGCCGGACCGCCTGCGGGTGGGCGGCGACGAACAGGTTTCGCCGCAGACCCTTCAGGATGACGAGCCAGCGGACCGTCTTGATCGAACACGTCGTCGACCCGGCCATCCCGCCGACGAACATGCACAGAAAGAGGATGTGCTGGGCGCCGGGACCCCACGCGGTGTAGTCGACCGAGGCGTAGCCGGTCGTCGTGAGTATCGAGACGACGTTGAACAGCCCGTGTCTGATCGACGCCTCGACCGTCTGGCCGATCTCCGGATCGCCGATCAGGATCGCGATCACGAGCGTCGCGGCGACGGCGACGACGCCGAGGTAGAATCGCAGTTCCTCGGATCGAAGCGGCCGTTCGACGTCGCCCTGGACGAGGTACCACAGCAGGATGAAGTTCGTGGCCCCGACGAGCATCACGGGGATGACGGCCCACTGCACTGCGGGTGAGAAGGCCGCGATACTCCGGGCCTCGGGCGAGAACCCCGCCGTCGAGACGCTCGTCAGCGCGTGGGCGACGGCGTTGAAGAGGGTCATCTCGTCCGCGAGGCCCACCAGGTTGAGCCCGTAGAAGACGGCGGTGGCGAGGATCGTCAATCCGACGTACAGTCCCCAGATGATCCGGGCCGTCTGCTCGATCTCGGGGGTGAGTTTGGTGACGTTCTTCGTCTGCGTCTCGGTCTCCATCAGCTGGGCGCCGCCGACCATCAGGTTCGAGAGGAGGCCGATCGCGATGATCAAGATGCCCAGCCCGCCCAGCCACTGCAGGAGCTGTCGCCAGAGCAGGATGGCCCGCGACTGGTTCTCGAAGTCCCACTCGGTCATGATCGTCGCCCCGGTCGTCGTGAGCCCGCTCGTGCTCTCGAAGAGGGCGTTGACGAGCCCGCCGAGTTCGCGGGGAAAGCCGGCGAGGGAGAACGCCGACGCGTCCGCCGGCAGCGTCGATCCGACGACGAGAAACGGGATCGCGCCGACCAGCGCGACGCCGAGCCAGATCGCGGCGACGACCAGCAATCCCTCGCGGTGGTCGAGGTCGCGCTCGTCCGACAGCCGTTCGAGCGCGAACCCGACGACGGCCGTCACGGCGATCGTCGCGCCGAACGCGAGGACGTCGTCCCCGTCGAAGAGCGCGAGCGCGAGCGGGGCGGCGAGCGGCACCGAGAGCCACTTCAGGACCGTCCCGGTGAAGCTCAAACTCGACCGCCAGTCGACCCGGATGCGCATTGGCTACCCACTCCTCTAGGGGGCGACGGGATAATGTGTTCGACTCGACCGCTGATTCGGCTCTCGATGCGAGGATTCGCCCCGTCTGACGACGATGGCCGACTGATTTTCAGTTCGAACGCGGCGGCGCGAGTGTGATGACGGAACGTATTTGAAAGTGGCACAGTAATCGCCAGCAAATGAGCCACGGGGGATCGCCGTGCGCGTCGTGATCGTCGGCGCCGGCGCGGTCGGCCGGACGATCGCGGAGAACCTGGCGGACGGGCACGACGTCATCGTGATCGACCAGGACGAGGACATCGTCGAGGAGCTCACCTACGAGCTCGACGTGCTCTCGATCGCCGGCGACGGGACCGAGATCGGGACGCTCAGGGAGGCGGAGATCGGCGAGGCCGACATGGTCATCGCGTGTACGGACAACGACGAGACGAACGTCGTAATCTGCGGCGCGACGAAGACCGAGAGCGATGCGTTCACCATCGCTCGCGTCCGCCGCCGAACCCTCCTCGAAACGTGGCAGGGCTCGGAGGGCGCCTTCGGCGTCGACTTCATGGTCTGTACCGATCTCCTGACGGCCCAGGCCATCTTCCGCATCACCGGCCTGCCCGCGGCGACCGACGTCGACATGTTCGCCGGCGGGCTCGTCAGGATGGCGGAGTTCGAGGTCCGGGAAGAGAGTCCCGTCGCCGGCCAGACCGTCAAGGAGGCCGATCGCTACGACTCGCTGACCTTCGCCGCGGTCTTCCGGGACGAGGAGATGCTCGTCGCCACGGGCGAGACGGTCATCTGCGAGGGCGATCGCATCGTCGTCATCGGGAGCCCGGAATCGATCACCAAATTCGCGAACGAGGTCGCCTCGGTCACCGACAACGGTCGGAAGGAGGTCGTCATCGTCGGGGCGAGCGAGATCGGGTTCCAGGCCGCCCGGGAGTTCGAAGAGCACGGCCACAACCTCCGGTTGATCGAACGCGATCCCGATCGGGCCAGGGAGGCCGCCGAAGCCCTCCCGAACACGATGGTGCTGCAGAGCGACGCCACCGATACCGACTTTCTCATGCGCGAGCACATCGACGAGGCCGACGTCCTCGTCGCCGCCCTCGACAGCGACGAGAAGAACCTCCTGGCCGCGCTGCTGGCCCACCGCGTCGGCGTCGAACGCACCGTGGCGGTCATCGAGAACGTCGAGTACGCCGCCCTGTTCGAGATGGTCGGCGTCGACGTCGTGATCAATCCGCGCGAGGAGACCGCCGAGGAGATCGTTCGTTTCACGCGCGCTGCGCGGACCGAGAAGGTGGCGATGCTCGAACACGATCGAGCGGAAGTCATCGAGATCGAGGTCGGTCCCGGGAGTACGCTGACCGGGCGGACGATCGAAGAGGGGACGCGCGACCTGCCGGATGGGGTCGTCATCGGCGCCATCTCCCGGGGCGGAGAGCTCGTCACCCCGCGCGGCACCACCGTCGTCAGGGAGGGCGACCACGTCGTCGTCTTCGTCGACGCCGCGATCCTCGACGAGGTCATCGATCTCCTATAGATGAACGCACACCTCCGCGTCGACGTCCGTGCGGGCCTGAGCCTGGTCGGGACGCTCACGGCGGCGCTCTCGGCCGCCTACGTCGTTCCGATCGTCGTCTCGCTCGCGTACGGCGGCGAGGATCTGTGGGTGTTCGTCGCGACGCTCCTCATCACCGCCGGGTTCGGACTGGCGCTGCGGACGCTCGACCCCGATCCGGATCCGGGGGCCAGGGAGGCGTTCATGGTCGTCGCGCTCACCTGGCTGTTCGCGGCCATCTTCGGCGCGCTCCCGTACGTCCTGGCCGGGAACGGGACCGTCGCCACGCCGGTCAACGCCGTCTTCGAGAGCATGAGCGGGTTCACCACGACCGGAGCCACCGTGATGGACGAGATTTCGCTCGAGACGCACTCGCACGCGATGCTCATGTGGCGCCAGCTCACGCAGTGGCTCGGCGGCATGGGGATCATCGTCCTCGCGGTGGCGATCCTCTCCGAGATGGCCGTCGGGGGCGCGCAGTTGATGCGCGCGGAGACGCCCGGTCCCGGCGTCTCGAAGCTGACGCCTCACATCGCCCAGACGGCACGGGTTCTCTGGCTCGCCTACGTCTTCTTCACGGTGGCGTTCATCGTCATCCTCGCTATCCTCGGCGCCTTCGAGATTGCACCGGAGATGAACCTGTACAACGCGATCGCCCACGGCTTCTCGACGCTGCCGACCGGCGGCTTCTCGCCGGAGGGCCAGAGCATCGCGGCGTTCTCCCCGATCGTCCAGTGGACGTTCGTCCCGTTCATCTTCGTCGCCGGCGTGAACTTCGTCCTCTGGTGGCACGTCCTCACCGGCGACGCGTGGTCGCTCGTCAGCGATTCGGAGTTCCGGGCCTACCTGGGCGTCGTCACCGCGCTCTCGGCCCTCGGGACGCTCGTCCTCTTTTTCTCCTCGCTCGAGACGGAAGCGACCGGCATGATCGGTGGCAACATCGAAAAGTCGCTTCGCTACGCCGTCTTCCAGATCGTCTCGCTGACCAACTCGACCGGGTTCGCGAACATGGACTTCTACGAGTGGAGCGGTCCGGCGAAGGGCGTGCTCCTGTTCGCGATGTTCGTCGGCGGCTCGACCGGGTCGACCGGCGGGGGCATCAAGATCCTTCGCTGGCTCGTGATCCTGAAGACCCTTCGGCGCCAGCTCTTCACCACTGTCCACCCCGAGGCCGTCCGACCGGTTCGAATGAACGGGCGCATCCTCGACGAGGACGCCGTCCGCGGCATCTACGCCTTCACCCTCCTGTACCTCGTGCTCTTCTTCGTCGGCATCGCCCTGTTCGCCGCGGACGCCTCGCGCGCCGGCGTCGATTTCACGCTGCTCGACGTCATCAGCGCCTCGGTCGCCAGTCTCGGGAACATCGGCCCCGGCCTGGGCCAGCTCACCGGCCCGATGGGCGGCTACCTGGAGTTCCCGATCCCGTCGAAACTCCTCATGATCTGCTACATGTGGATCGGTCGTCTCGAAATCTTCCCCGTCCTCGTCCTCCTGACGCGGGCGTACTGGCGGTCCTGATCGGGACGCGCCGGCGGATACCGTTACCGGGCGCCGCGGTCATCGGTCGGATGCCTGCGGTCGATCAGCGACAGGCACTCCCCCGGTCCGGTTCGACCGCCATCCGTCACTCGACTCAGTCGTCGCCAGGCGTGCGCTCGGCCGAGTGTTCGCGCCGCCCGGTGCCGAAGAGGCGTTCGCGAAGCGAGCGCTCGGACGGTCGTTCCGCGAGCATCACGGTCCCCTCAACCTCGCCGACGACGTCGAGGTGCAGCGAGTCCGAGAGGAGCCGTGTCAGGAGTCCCCGTTCGGTCGCGCCGAGGAGGACGATCGAGTGGGTCTCCGCTTCCCGTTCGATCGCCGCCTCGACGTCGCCCGAGTCGTCGACGATCAGGGTGGCGTCTCCGAGCCCGTGGTCGTCGGCCCACTCGGAGAGGAACCGCTCGCCGGCCTCCGCGTACGACGGGTCGTCGACGACGTGCAGCAGCGAGACCTCGGTCCCCGCGACCGCGCGGAGCGCGCGAGCGACCTCCGCGCTCAGATCGGAATCGGGGCCGCCGGCGGTCGGCAGGAGGATGCTCGAGGCGTCGTGGCCGCGATCGCTGACGATGAGGAAATCGCAGGGCAGCTGGTTCGTCAGCTCCTCGACGGGGCGCTCGGCGCGGGCCGCCGTCCAGAGCTGGTTCTCGCCCCACTTCATGACGACCATGTTCGGCCGCGTCCGCCTGGCCGCGCTGAAGATCTCCTCGAACGAGCGGTGCGTGGCCACCGAGGAGGTCTCGATGTCCACGTCGTAGCGATCGGCCAGCTCGTGGGCGCCTTCCAGGTGCTTCTCGGACTCGCCGCGAATGCGCTCGTCGTGACCCCCGCTGCCGAGCGACAGGGCGTCGGGCGCCTGCACGACGTGGAGGACGTGTACCGTCGGGTCGTTCTCCTGCTGACTGGCGATGATGGCGCCGAGTTCGACGAGGTCCGCGTCGGTCCGCGGGTTCGTGATCGGGACCATCACGCGGTAGCAGTCGTCGTCGACGAGGGCGGCCTCCGCCGCGTCGAGGATCGGCACGTACGATCGCCCCGCCACCCGGCCGAACAGCACCTCCGGGACGGTGAGCCGGCGGTCCAGCCCCTTGATCCGCGCGGAGGAGAGCCGATCCTCGCTCGTCTGGTAGTAGTTGACGACGGTGACGAGGACCACCCCGCCGATGGTGTTGCCGAGCAACACCGGAAGCACGAAACCGGAGAGACCCCGTAAGAGTGCCAACTCCTGGTTAAACACGAGAAAGAGCACCTCGGTGAACGAGACGACGACGTGAAAGAGGTTCCCGAGTGGAATCGCCAGAAACGCCAGGTAGACCACGAGCACCCGCGAAATGGTGTCGGTCGCAGCGAAGCCGACCCAGACGACGCCGGCGACGATCAGCCCGGCGAACAGAGCCTTGAAGAACAACGACCACCAGCCCGTCTCGAATGCGCCCTTTCGGGCGATGTCGATGGCTTTCCTGGTGGCATCCGGTTCGAAAACGCCTCCCCAGGTCAGGACCACCGCCCCCAGGGCGCCGCCGGTAAAGTTCCCCGAGAGGACGATCCCCCAGTGGCGAAGCAACGCGGGAATGCTCGCCAGCCGTTCGAGCGTCAGCGCGACCGGCGGGAGCGTGTTCTCCGTGTAGAGCTGGTAGCCGCCGATGATGATGTAGACGAAGCCGAGCGGGTAGAGCATCGAGGCAACGACGGCGCTCTCGGTCTGGGCGGAGACCGAGGCGTACAGCAGGAAGGTGATCGTGATGGCGAAGCCGGCGGCCAGGCCGCTGAAGTACAACTCGCGGCTGCTCTCGGTGACTTCCTCGTCGGCCGCCGCGATGATCCGCTGGAACACCTCGTCCGACGAGAATCGGTCGCGGACGACCGACCCGACCGCCGGCGCCCCGCTCCGGGACCGCTCGACGGCGTCCCGGACGGATTCGTTGGCGTCCGACGGCGGCGGCACTCGACCTCCCTCTTCACCGCCGTCCGGTCGCGTCGGTCCGCTCATTGTCGGAACACTGGCTACCGGATCCTAAGAAGGGTTTGGGTTCGGGACGGTCGCATCTGATCGACAACGCGCCCACGACGCCGGAGCGTCGCTCGCCGCAGCGAGCGCGGCGCCGGATCGGATCGTTCGACGCGGTCCACACTACCGCGGCCGCCCACACCCCGCCGGACGCGGTTCGCGTCGCGAGGGTAACCTTCAACACCCGCCGCTGCCTCGCTTCTGACGATGTACCGCGCGGTGGTCTTCGACCTCGACGAGACGCTCGCCGTGCCCGACCGCGACCGGGAGACGCTGCTGGCCGAAGCGGCCGAATCGGTCGGCGAACCCCCGCTCTCACGGGCGGCCTACCTCGAGGCCCACCGCCGGAACCTGACGAGCGAGACGCGCGAGCCCATCTTCGCGGAGTTGCTCGCCGAGCGCGAGACCGAAACCGACCCGGAAGCGTTCGCCGCAGCCTACCGCGAGTCGGTCACCGCCTCGCTCGCGCCGGTACCAGGCGTCGAATCCGCGCTCGAAACCCTCCGGGAGTCCTACCGCGTCGGTCTCCTGACGAACGGGCCCGTCCGGGCTCAGCGGGCCAAACTCGACGCGCTCGGCTGGGAGGACGCCTTCGACGCGGCCCTGGTCACCGGCGAACTCGACGCCGGGAAACCCCAACCCGAGGCGTTCGCCGCGATCCTCGACGAACTCGACGTCTCCGCCGACGAGGCCGTCTACGTCGGCGACGACGTCGACGCCGACGTGCGGGGCGCGAGCGACGCCGGCATGGACGTCGTCCAGGTGCTCGTCGGGGACGCGACGCCCGATCCGCGGGCGGACGCCGCCGTCGAACAGGAGCGGCTCGGACGCGAACTCCCGGCGATCATCGCCCAACTCGAGGCGGATCGCCGCCAAGAGTAACCGGCCCAGCGGCTCGAGTCAGCCACCCACTCACCTTACAGCGATCGAGCGACGGCGTCGAGCACGCCCACGCCCCGTTTGACCGCCGCGCCGGAGTCAAGAAACACGAGGGTTTGTGGCGGTCGGCTCGCCTTCGGCCGCGCCCGGAGGTCGCGCTCGGTCGCCGCCTCGCGGGCCGCGTCGGGCCCCTCGCGAAATGCCACGTGCGCGCGATCCGGCTGGACGAAGACGCTCGCGATGGTGTCACCGTGCGCTGATCGCCCGTTCGCGTCCGATGCCGCGGATTCGCCCGACTCGGCGGTCGACGACTCGCGGGTGATGTCGTACGCGCGAGCGCCGTCGACGGTCGGCTCCACGTCGGCCACCGCGTCCGTCACGGCGAGCCCGCCGAGCGGGCCGTCGCTCCGCCCGTCGACCTCCGAGGCGAACAGCTCCGCGATTCGGACGCCGTCCTCGATCCGCTCTTCGACCATGCGCGTCGATTCGACGGGGAGGAAAAAGCGACTTCGGGTTTGGCGGCGGTCGGCGGGCGAGAGCCGTCGACCGGCCTCGATCGCCCCCGCTCGTCGCCGATCAGTCCTCCAGCGCGGCGGCCCGCGCAGCGTCGAGGTACGACTCGACCGACAGGCCGCGACGCCTCGCGTGGACGACCGCCGCCACCTCGATCGTCACGCCGAGTTCCTGCTGGCAGGCGTTGATCGCCCCCACCGCCTCGTGTTTCGGGTGCCCCTCGGCGACCAGCGCGTCGAGGACGCGCTCGAAGGTCGACCGGCCGAGCAGGAGGTCCTCGTCCGGGACGAAGTCCTCGGGCACCGTCACCTCGGCCGGGTCGAACGTCACCGCGAGGTCGTCTGCGGTCCGTTCGAGTAATCCTTCCTCCGTCGCCACGTCGACGAGGCGCTTGGCCTGGTCGGGCGAGAACCAGTCGCGATCCATCGACAGCGCGACGACGAACTCGTTTTCGCGAAGCGTTCGCGTCCCGCGCTGCCCGAACGGCGCGGCGACGACGACCCGGAGACTCATCGACACCCGGTTTCACCAGGGCGGAATTAATCCTGACGGTTCGGCTGGTCTCGGATCGGAAAAGCCCTCCAAAGAAAAACCGGCTACGACTACTCGAACCGACAGTAGACGGAAACGATGTCTATTGGTTCCCTCACCAATAAGCTTATCGCGTTGGTCCGTGTACCGATAATCGTGGATGGCCCCATTCACGGAAGACGACCTCGACGGAGTAAGCGAGGGGAGGAAGTACCCCGACGGAACCGTCATCCGGGTGTTCTGCATGCGGACGACCCGTGACGCGTACCCGTCCGGATGGGCCTCAAGCTTCACTACGGCACGACGGATCCAGACCCACCCCGCACGCTCGACGATGGGACGATTCGGCGGTACGATAACTCGCACGAGGATACCAAAGGACACGAACTTCACGTCGCTCCGGACCCCGATCCGGTCGTAATCGAGTTCCCCGGGATGATCGAACTGTGGGAACGGTTCTGGAGGGAAATTCCGAAATCCGAGTTGAAAGTTAACTGAGACCATCACACCACGGTGATACCAATGAACGACACCACGCCGCCGCTGCACCCGATGGAGCGCGAACAGCTTCGGGCCGAGTCAACGCTCGTCGTTACCGTGAAGGCGTCCCGTGAATTCCACGACGACGTCGTCGACGGGATCGAGGCGCTCGAACGCGGGAACTCGGTGAATTCTCCGCCCACGCTCTCGTTCGCGAGTTACGACGACCTCATGGAGACGCTGACACCGCGCGCCCTCGACCTCATCGAAGCTATCCGTCGGGAAGGGCCAGCCAGCATCAACGAGACCGCACGTGTGGTCGACCGAGACGTGAAGAACGTCCACGAGGAACTCAGTCGGCTCGCTCGATTGGGAATCATCTTTTTCGAGGAGGAGGGACAGCGAATGCGCCCGGTCGTCTGGTTCGACGAACTCGTCATCACTCTCCCATTCGATCCGGAGGCTGGCGACACGGCGACTGCGGCACCGTGACTCACCCGGACGCTGACCTCGATGCCGAAGACGAAGCGGCCGTCCCCGCAAACTGTTCGAGGTATGTAAAATGTATCCAATCTCAACCGAACGCTTCGACCGTTGGCGGGCGAACGGCAGAACGTATCGAGATTTTATCCAGTGAACGTTTCCCGATACAAAATTAATCTTATTTCCAACAGATATAATATACTGCGATGTGTACGCCCGACCGGAAGCTCACGTCTCCACACGAGCCGCAGGGGGCATGCGCCCAGAGAAATGCCCCGGGTGTTAGGGCCACCCGAGACGTGGCTTCCAAACCGGATCACCGATTTGGTCACCATGATTGCGAACACACTACCGAGACAAAAAGGTCTCGCACGCTCGCGGTATCGAGAGATGAATCGCCGTCCCGCTTCTGGTTTCGATCGTTCGGAGTGGGGACGCTGTCGTCACGAGTGGACGACGCGACTGGTTCGGAGGAATTTCCGATGAAATCTCTCGGTGCGGTGCGGGGTGACCAGTCGGCCGACTCGACGGCCGAGCGCGAGTGCTACCGGTGCGATCGCGACCTGGCGACCGACCAGCTGTTTCGCGTGACGGCCCGGCCGCCCGCCGCGTCGGAGCGATTCGCGGCGGCCACGCGATTTTGCTGCGCCGACTGCGTGGCTGGCATTGGGGATGCTGGAGTTCGCAGATCGGGTAGTGACTGAAAGTCGTCGTTGATAGGTGGATTCGTTTTGAGAGTAGCTGAATACGTCCTGACGTGGCGGACTCGGTGCAGCGATCGACGAGGTTGCAAAACGATCGGATCGAGCCTTATAAGTATCGTCCGCCGGTTTCGTTCGGGTATGCAAGACCAGGTCCGCTCGACTCGCAAGCGAACCGGAGGCCGACTCAAGCACGCGCGCAACCACCGCAAGGACGAACTCGGGCGCGAACCGACCGAGACGCAGGTGGGCGAGCCGCGCTACAAGACCGTCGACGTCCGCGGCGACAACGTCAAGACCCGCGCGCTCGCGACCGACGTCGCCCACGTCAACACCGGCGGCGAGACGGTCACTGCCGAGATCGAGAACGTCGTCGAGAACGAGGCCAACCCCAACTACGTCCGCCGGAACATCATCACGAAGGGCGCGGTCATCGAGACCGGCGAGGGCACCGCCCGCGTCACCTCGCGACCCGGCCAGACCGGCCAGGTCAACGCCGTCCTGCTCGACTGAGACCCACGTCTCGCTGCGCTCTCGTTCTCGCGAGTCAGGGTTCATTCGACCCAGGGTACGGGCGCGACTCAGCACCCGCGGGTCAGCCGGACGGTCCGGTGGTCCGGATCGACGCCGTCGACGACGTCGGTCCGCCGGGTGCTGACGCGCTCGAACCCGTGATGTTCGTAGAAGCCGATCGCCTGCGCGTGTCCGTCGAACACCTCGACGCACTGGTCGATCTCCGGGGGATGCCCGGCGCAGTCCGCTCGCTGTCTCGCCGTGATCGCTTCCAGGAGCGCGCTCCCGACCCCCAGTCCCTGGGCCTCCGGGTGAACGTAGAGCGTCGACACCTCGCACGTCCCGTTCGTCGGCGACGATCCCCGGCCGGCCCCGCAAACCGCCGGCGCGGCCGAATCGTCGGCCGAGGCGGCGACGAGCCACCGGCCCGCGTCCGTTGGCGCCCGAATCTCCGCCCGGAGCCAGTCGGTCGTGTAAAACGTCTCGAGGTTCGCCTCGACGTAGGC
Coding sequences within it:
- a CDS encoding TrkH family potassium uptake protein, giving the protein MNAHLRVDVRAGLSLVGTLTAALSAAYVVPIVVSLAYGGEDLWVFVATLLITAGFGLALRTLDPDPDPGAREAFMVVALTWLFAAIFGALPYVLAGNGTVATPVNAVFESMSGFTTTGATVMDEISLETHSHAMLMWRQLTQWLGGMGIIVLAVAILSEMAVGGAQLMRAETPGPGVSKLTPHIAQTARVLWLAYVFFTVAFIVILAILGAFEIAPEMNLYNAIAHGFSTLPTGGFSPEGQSIAAFSPIVQWTFVPFIFVAGVNFVLWWHVLTGDAWSLVSDSEFRAYLGVVTALSALGTLVLFFSSLETEATGMIGGNIEKSLRYAVFQIVSLTNSTGFANMDFYEWSGPAKGVLLFAMFVGGSTGSTGGGIKILRWLVILKTLRRQLFTTVHPEAVRPVRMNGRILDEDAVRGIYAFTLLYLVLFFVGIALFAADASRAGVDFTLLDVISASVASLGNIGPGLGQLTGPMGGYLEFPIPSKLLMICYMWIGRLEIFPVLVLLTRAYWRS
- a CDS encoding GNAT family N-acetyltransferase, whose translation is MTDGTVDVTVRPARPDEAPAIRTVCATAWRRAYDGLLPDAYVEANLETFYTTDWLRAEIRAPTDAGRWLVAASADDSAAPAVCGAGRGSSPTNGTCEVSTLYVHPEAQGLGVGSALLEAITARQRADCAGHPPEIDQCVEVFDGHAQAIGFYEHHGFERVSTRRTDVVDGVDPDHRTVRLTRGC
- a CDS encoding HAD family hydrolase — protein: MYRAVVFDLDETLAVPDRDRETLLAEAAESVGEPPLSRAAYLEAHRRNLTSETREPIFAELLAERETETDPEAFAAAYRESVTASLAPVPGVESALETLRESYRVGLLTNGPVRAQRAKLDALGWEDAFDAALVTGELDAGKPQPEAFAAILDELDVSADEAVYVGDDVDADVRGASDAGMDVVQVLVGDATPDPRADAAVEQERLGRELPAIIAQLEADRRQE
- a CDS encoding formate/nitrite transporter family protein; its protein translation is MSGPTRPDGGEEGGRVPPPSDANESVRDAVERSRSGAPAVGSVVRDRFSSDEVFQRIIAAADEEVTESSRELYFSGLAAGFAITITFLLYASVSAQTESAVVASMLYPLGFVYIIIGGYQLYTENTLPPVALTLERLASIPALLRHWGIVLSGNFTGGALGAVVLTWGGVFEPDATRKAIDIARKGAFETGWWSLFFKALFAGLIVAGVVWVGFAATDTISRVLVVYLAFLAIPLGNLFHVVVSFTEVLFLVFNQELALLRGLSGFVLPVLLGNTIGGVVLVTVVNYYQTSEDRLSSARIKGLDRRLTVPEVLFGRVAGRSYVPILDAAEAALVDDDCYRVMVPITNPRTDADLVELGAIIASQQENDPTVHVLHVVQAPDALSLGSGGHDERIRGESEKHLEGAHELADRYDVDIETSSVATHRSFEEIFSAARRTRPNMVVMKWGENQLWTAARAERPVEELTNQLPCDFLIVSDRGHDASSILLPTAGGPDSDLSAEVARALRAVAGTEVSLLHVVDDPSYAEAGERFLSEWADDHGLGDATLIVDDSGDVEAAIEREAETHSIVLLGATERGLLTRLLSDSLHLDVVGEVEGTVMLAERPSERSLRERLFGTGRREHSAERTPGDD
- a CDS encoding DUF2240 family protein encodes the protein MSLRVVVAAPFGQRGTRTLRENEFVVALSMDRDWFSPDQAKRLVDVATEEGLLERTADDLAVTFDPAEVTVPEDFVPDEDLLLGRSTFERVLDALVAEGHPKHEAVGAINACQQELGVTIEVAAVVHARRRGLSVESYLDAARAAALED
- a CDS encoding 30S ribosomal protein S8e codes for the protein MQDQVRSTRKRTGGRLKHARNHRKDELGREPTETQVGEPRYKTVDVRGDNVKTRALATDVAHVNTGGETVTAEIENVVENEANPNYVRRNIITKGAVIETGEGTARVTSRPGQTGQVNAVLLD